Part of the Paludisphaera borealis genome, CTGATCGACAAGGCCGGCAAGATCGCCTTCAAGAACGCGCGCGGCCCGTTCGGCTTCAAACCCGCCGAACTCGAACAGGCCCTGATCCTGCTCCTCCAGGAAGAAGGCGCCCCCGCCAACCGCCAGGCGAACGCCACCGAGACCGCGCCCCCCGCTCGACCGGCCCGTTGATCGGGCCGGCCTGCAATCGCCCTGCCCTACCTTCGCCGCGGATGGCTTCGACGTCGAGGTCGTCCGCGGCTCTGAAGAACGAGCCCGACCGACCGCGATGCACCATTTTCATGAGGCCGGCTGTCCCTGCGGCGTCATGGTGGCTTATTTCGAGTGCAGGGCCACGCGGTTGCCCTCGCTGTCGAGAACGACCGCTCGGAATCCGTGGGGGCCGAGCTGGTGTCGCGCCTCGAGCACCTTGCCGCCGTGAGCCTCGACCGCCGTGATCGCCTCGTCGAGCCTCCCGTCCGCGTTCAGATAAACGAGCACGCCGCGATCGCTCGGCTGGTCGGTCTCGCTCGTGAACAGGCAGCCGCTGACGCTGTGCTCAGCCTGGGGCAACAGCGCGATCGTCTTCGTCGGCAGCACGATCTTCTGAACCTCGCCCCCCAGCACGGCGGAATAGAACGCCGCCGCACGATCGAGGTCCCGAACCGGGATGTCGACCCATACCACTTGATTGGCCATCTCGTCACTCCTGGAATCTCAGGCCGAAAAAGCCTCGCTTGATCCACTGTCTCACGATCCGTGCGAACTCGTCCGGGGGCTGTATGATAAATCATTGTTAAACTGGAGAAACTTGGTGGTTTATGATAGCATGAAGCAGGCGGGACGCGACGCCGAGTCGGCTCGTGTTGCCAAGAACCTGGCTTTATCGGATTGTGTTGATCGCGATGGGCATGCGG contains:
- a CDS encoding VOC family protein, with translation MANQVVWVDIPVRDLDRAAAFYSAVLGGEVQKIVLPTKTIALLPQAEHSVSGCLFTSETDQPSDRGVLVYLNADGRLDEAITAVEAHGGKVLEARHQLGPHGFRAVVLDSEGNRVALHSK